AGGTAAATCCGAGTTCGATTTCGCCACCGACGCCGACCTGATAGTCGCCGAAAATTGGTTCATCTGGGAACGCTCCGTTTACATTCAACGAAACGATATCGCCCGCTTGCAGTTCGTGCTTCGCTTGCGACACGTTTTGCTGAACATCGATCGTTAAAATGTCGGGCGGTTCGATGCGATACATCGACGCAGTCACTTTGTCCAATTCACGCGGGACAAATTGATTTTCGAATGGCAGATGGTCGGCCCTCGCAATCCCTCGGCCGCGACTTGGGGACACCACTTGGCAACCTGTACTTCCCACCGCGCATGCAAACAGCATGACGATGGCGAGTTGACGAAATTGGGCAAGTTGGCGTGTCAAGACGATGAGTTTTTTAAGGGCGAACCGCTTTGCGACGATACCGCCAGCGGACAGATCGGAGGACGTGTTCGGTGGGTCACCGCATCTGGGCGGAATTGAAATCGTAAAAATGCAAATGGTTGTTAAACGATCCGCCTCGACCGGTGGGTAACCTTTGTTGCACGGGCGCCGCAATACCGGGCTGACCAACGGACCTTTGAAGTTGCCGCAACGATGCGGCTTGCTGCCCCAGAGTTTGCTGCAGTCGTTGTCGCGGGCGAACGAACGAGTGGTAGGGACTCAACGCACTGTTGTCGTTGCGAAGCAGATCAAGGTAAGGGGAAAGTGTGTTGCTATAGGGCGATTGGAACGGAGTTCGCTTTCCTCCGGTACTAAATCCGTTTTGCGCCACTCGAAGCTCATTGGTCGTTTTCCAATCGATGGAACAGAGGCAAGTCAGAACAAAACAGACTGCTGCGAAGGCGCAGATAAGATTGGGCTGGGAGTGGTTGATCATTATCAGTCTTCGTTTGAATGGGGCGGACCCTTTTTCGCCATGCTCTTTAGACGCTGTCGGTCGCTTTTCAGTGCTATGGTTGTTGTTTCGTCGAAATCAGAAATAACGGTCGACGGGAGTCTCATGATGCGTCGTACATAAATTTGGGAATAGCAAGCAAGTCATGATCGGATCAACAGACGCTAGCATTGGAAGGAAACGACTTACCGATGAAATCAGTCAATTCCAGGTCAAACCGGCTGTGTTCCCATAAGCAGGCAGCGGCGTGGGCGTATGAGCACAAGGGCGGACGACCGGGGCCGGGTCTGCTAACAAGCGGCTAACCAGGCCAATTGTCCGGTGCATCGGGTTGTTGCCAAACGCTCATCCCGCCATCGACCAACAGCGTCTGGCCGTGGACGTGCTCGGCCGCATCCGACAACAAAAACACCGCCGCGCCCCCGCATGCATCAGCATCGGGAACCCGGCCATTGGGAGTGTGCAATTGCATCCACGCGTTCACCGAACCTTGATCGATCGCCGGACGGGTCAAGGGAGTCTGCACCAATCCGGGCGCCATCGAGTTGACGCGGATCCCGTGCGGCGCCAGCGCGACACAAAGGGAACGCACCAGCGCAGCGACGGCGCCCTTGCTGGCGTCGTAGGCCGTATGATCCGGCTCGGCCAATACGCCATTGATCGACCCGGTGAACAGGACTCGACCGGCGACGTGATCGCGGACCCAACGGCGAGCCAAAGCTTGGGTCAGAAAATATCCCGCCGTCAAATTCAGATGCATTGTCGTTTGATAACGCTCGAAATCCATTTCCAAAAAAGGGACATCGATAAACGTGCCCGCGTTGTTGACCAGCACATCGATGCCGTGCATCAATGTATCAACGTCTCGCACTAGTGCGTCCACGAATCGATCCGGTGGTACGGCCAAGTCGGCGACCAGCAACTCGGCGCGAACACCGGTTTGGCGACACGCCTGCAGCGTCTCTTGCGCACGTTCGTCGTCTCGGAGCCCGACAATGATCACGTCCCCCCCGGCCATGGCAATCGACTTCGCGATCGCAGCACCGACACCCTGCGTTCCACCGGTGACCAGGGCCCGCCGACCAGAAAGTGAGAACGGGTTCGATGCCGGTGAATTCGATGCCGCTAAGTTCAATGCCATTGGGGGCGACTCCTTGAAACGGGCACGCACGCGGCCGCGGTTTCAAGCAGCTTCGCGTTGCGGAGTTTGGGTGATCGACTTCAAACCGCCGATGATACCTTCGATCGCTTCGTCGCGCAGCGAAACATCACGTGACACCCATGCCCGGTTCAACATCACTTCGATTCCCAAATAGGGTGTCCCCGCAAACTCTGCTCGCATGGACTTGGTGATGCTGTCGTTGGTACCGCGACGCGGATAGTTGCGACGGACGCGAAGCATGGGCGCTTCGTCATACATCTCGTCGATCCAATCCAAGCACAAATCGACTTCGTGATCATTCGACGGATCGTAAAGCAAACCCACGTCCGTCCGGCGAATCGTGCCTTTCGTCCGCAGCGCAAACGTACGGATCGATAGATGGATGACATAGGAGTGTCGCAGCAGGCCACCCGCGATCGCACGCCGAACGCTTTCGCGATACGGACGATAAATTTCGTCAACCAACAATTGACGATCCGGCTCGGGCCACTTCCGCGTCCACTTTGGAAACAGTTCGCGGTGATGCAGCGATCTGCCGACATCGATCAGCGCTGGCGAAAAAGCATTGGTGATCAGTGGTGCGTCGAAGCCCGTTGCCAGTCGCTGGGCCACATAAGCAGCCGCGATATCGCAGGAAGGCGACGTGCCCCGCTCCAACGATATCGTCTGCGCCGCGGTCAGCGCCGCAGGGAATCGATCACCCCCCACATCGCAGCTGATCAACAAGCACATCGGTTTTTCCGTTGTATCCGAAACAAGAACTGTCCCACCCAAAACGCTGGCGACGGGCGATTGTAGGGGCTGTTCAACGTCGGGGTAAACGGAGATTTTTGTCGGCTAGCTAGTGTCTGTCCAGAAATCGCATGGCCGCAGGAATTACGACTAATTTCGAAGAAAAGCTCCCCGAAGATCGAACCCGCAAGCGGGTTCGCGCGTTGGAATTGTTGACTAAAAGCAATTTCAAACGCNNNNNNNNNNNNNNNNNNNNNNNNNNNNNNNNNNNNNNNNNNNNNNNNNNNNNNNNNNNNNNNNNNNNNNNNNNNNNNNNNNNNNNNNNNNNNNNNNNNNAAGACTCCAGCGATTCGCCATTTTTTCGTTTCAACCAACCCGAGCAAGCTCGAGTCAGCATCACGAGAAATGACCTCGCAAATCTGAACTCAACAGAAGTTTCATCACCAAATTGTCAAAGATCAATAAACCTTCGGGACTGGTTGATTCGGCTCCGTTAAGAACCGGCCAGGGGGCCGAAGGTTGGTGCCGTAGTATCCGGCGTTTTGTTTTTTCGTCAACCGGCTGAAGCGTTTAAAAAGCAAGAAACTTTCGCGTCACTTCAGCTGACTTTCGCTAACGTTGATTCCCCGTTCCAAGTCTTGGCGGCGGGCAACCGGTGTCAGCGAGGCGGAAAGATAGAGGGACATCTTCGGACTCGCAAGAGGCATTGAAGCAATTCTCGCGAATTTTCTAAGAAGACGGTTTTGAAGGCCCATTCCATCGGTCCTGAAGCCTTACAGATCGGTCCGTCAATGGGATGACGCCACAATATTCTGGGCGTTTTGTTGACAAGTCTCGAAGAGAATGTGCTACCGCAAATCGGAGACCGAATCGAGTGCCAACGACAATTGGGTCCACAGCACGGTCAACAATCCGGCGTCGATACCCAAGCGTCGAAATACGCTTTCGGCCGGCGCAATGATCGCGTTTGACCCCGTCGATGCCCAACCGCTTCGGCTGCAAAGGTAGTTGGCAACCGCAACGCAGCCCACGGTGGCGGCGTGTTCGGAATCGATGACTTGTTCAGGGATGTGGTGATAGCGAGCGGAATACTGAATCGCTTCGGGCATCCCCCACTGATCCAAGATCGCGGCGCCGAGTTGGCTGTGGTCCCAACCGAGCAAGTCCTTTTCGACTTCGTGCGTCGGGGACAATTCATCGGTTTGGCTGACCACTTCGCGAAACGAATCGGGGTCGAGTCGTTCGCTGGCGCAAAGTCCGATGTCATGCAGAGCGCCCGCGATGAAGACCAACCCGGGATCGCCGGCGTTGCACGTGCGGGCGATCAACATCGCCACCGCGCCAACGGCGATGCTGTGACTCCACAGCCCTTCGCGACTGTAGATGTCAATTTGGGCATCGGGCAGAAACATGCGTCGGACCCAAGCCAACACAGCCAATCGGGCCAAATCGCAGCCGTCCATCACTTTGGCGGCTTCTTCGAGCGACGGGTAAGGACGCGATAGGTTGTACAGCGGCGTGTTGCACCATCGCAAAAGCCGCTCGGACAGTTCGGGCTCGCTGCTTAGCCAAAGCACCAAGGTCTCGTTGTCACGCCCGTCGAAATCGCCAGATGCGATCAACCGCCGCGCACCATCGGGCAGTGCGAGCTGCCATTTGGCTTGGTCGATTCGCAATCCAAGGCGGGCGGAACTGGAGACGGGCTTCGACATAATTTAGCGGTTGCCGAGGATGAGAGGGCACTAACGGAACTGTTACACACCGTTGGCACCGCGGCAGCCTCGTCTTGCTTCGCTGACCCTCGCGGGGAGACAAAGCTTGCTGGATCGACCGAATCTAACCCCCGTTACGGTTGTAGGGACTGCGTGGGGTGTTACGCCCCGTGGCTTGTCGTCCACCGAATTTGTGGAAACGACGCACCTGCCCGGTCGATGAATCAAGAAGATTCTTGCAACGCGGGGCGGCGTACCGATCACTGAGTCAGCGATCGCATCGAAAAATGGAATCCGTTCACCCTATTCGATAGCTGGTTTTACGAGGCCATCATGAGCAGCGACGTCGACAGCAAGCTCGATTCACTGATTTCTCGCATCCAATCGCTCAGCAACGGCGGCGGAAGTGGGGGCGATGCGGTGGCCAGGTCATCCGCCCCCGCCACAACGGCTGCTACAACCGCTGCCGCGACGGTTGGTCCATCGGCATCCCCGTCCGCCGGTCTGCCATCGCCTGCACCCGCCGGTTCCGGCACCGCGGTGGCCGCGGCAAATCGCCCGAAGGTGGAAACATTGGGGAAGGACGGCGACGACGCATCCGAATCACGGCCGGTTGCCCGCGTCGCGTCGCCGATGGGTTTCAAACCGTCCCGCGACGAACCGTGGCGTCCGGCCGAACCGGCTGACCTGGCGAGCGCCGGCGTCAACGAAACACTGCTGGAAGCAATCATCTATCGCTTCATCCGTAACATCGGGGAAGCTTCCGGTCGCCGCATCTCGGACCAAGTCAAGCTGCCATTCGGCATGATCGAACCGATGCTGACGCGATTGAAGATGGAGCAAAACGTCGCTTACAAGAGTGCGACGACGACGAACGACTATGTCTATATGTTGACCGAGAATGGCCGAAACATCGCCCGCGGTCACATGCAGGACTGCACCTACTATGGTGCTTGCCCGGTGCCGCTGCGTGATTACATCGCCAGCGTGAAAAAGCAAACGATCGAGGGCCAGTATCCTAAGAAAAAGGATCTGATGACGGCGTTCAAGGATCTGCTGATCAATCCGGCAATGCTGAACAAACTTGGCCCGGCGGTCGCCAGCGGTCGCGGAATGTTTCTGTTCGGGTTTCCCGGCAACGGCAAAACGTCGATCGCCGAACGGGTCACGGGCGCCTTCGGAAAGTACGTTTGGATCCCACGTGCGATCGACATCGACGGTGACGTGCTGCGAGTTTTCGACCCCATGTGTCACGAATTGGCAATGCCAGAGTTGAGCACGGGATTGTTGGACGTGGGCGGGTTCGACAAGCGATGGGTGCGCATTCATCGACCCACCATCATCGCCGGTGGCGAGTTGACGATGGACATGCTGGAAGTGCAAAGCAACAGCGAAAGCAACATCAGCGAGTCGCCGCTGCAACTGAAAAGCAACTGTGGAACGCTGGTCATTGACGACTTCGGACGACAACGAATGCGCGTCGACGAACTGCTCAATCGCTGGATCGTACCGCTAGAAAAACGTTATGATTTTTTGAACATGGCCAGCGGAAAAAAGATCCAGGTCCCGTTTGATCAATTGGTTGTTTTCAGCACCAACCTAGAACCCAAAGACTTGGTTGACGACGCGTTTTTGCGCCGAATC
The sequence above is a segment of the Rubripirellula tenax genome. Coding sequences within it:
- a CDS encoding SDR family NAD(P)-dependent oxidoreductase, whose product is MALNLAASNSPASNPFSLSGRRALVTGGTQGVGAAIAKSIAMAGGDVIIVGLRDDERAQETLQACRQTGVRAELLVADLAVPPDRFVDALVRDVDTLMHGIDVLVNNAGTFIDVPFLEMDFERYQTTMHLNLTAGYFLTQALARRWVRDHVAGRVLFTGSINGVLAEPDHTAYDASKGAVAALVRSLCVALAPHGIRVNSMAPGLVQTPLTRPAIDQGSVNAWMQLHTPNGRVPDADACGGAAVFLLSDAAEHVHGQTLLVDGGMSVWQQPDAPDNWPG
- a CDS encoding N-formylglutamate amidohydrolase, with protein sequence MCLLISCDVGGDRFPAALTAAQTISLERGTSPSCDIAAAYVAQRLATGFDAPLITNAFSPALIDVGRSLHHRELFPKWTRKWPEPDRQLLVDEIYRPYRESVRRAIAGGLLRHSYVIHLSIRTFALRTKGTIRRTDVGLLYDPSNDHEVDLCLDWIDEMYDEAPMLRVRRNYPRRGTNDSITKSMRAEFAGTPYLGIEVMLNRAWVSRDVSLRDEAIEGIIGGLKSITQTPQREAA
- a CDS encoding HDOD domain-containing protein is translated as MSKPVSSSARLGLRIDQAKWQLALPDGARRLIASGDFDGRDNETLVLWLSSEPELSERLLRWCNTPLYNLSRPYPSLEEAAKVMDGCDLARLAVLAWVRRMFLPDAQIDIYSREGLWSHSIAVGAVAMLIARTCNAGDPGLVFIAGALHDIGLCASERLDPDSFREVVSQTDELSPTHEVEKDLLGWDHSQLGAAILDQWGMPEAIQYSARYHHIPEQVIDSEHAATVGCVAVANYLCSRSGWASTGSNAIIAPAESVFRRLGIDAGLLTVLWTQLSLALDSVSDLR
- a CDS encoding AAA family ATPase, yielding MSSDVDSKLDSLISRIQSLSNGGGSGGDAVARSSAPATTAATTAAATVGPSASPSAGLPSPAPAGSGTAVAAANRPKVETLGKDGDDASESRPVARVASPMGFKPSRDEPWRPAEPADLASAGVNETLLEAIIYRFIRNIGEASGRRISDQVKLPFGMIEPMLTRLKMEQNVAYKSATTTNDYVYMLTENGRNIARGHMQDCTYYGACPVPLRDYIASVKKQTIEGQYPKKKDLMTAFKDLLINPAMLNKLGPAVASGRGMFLFGFPGNGKTSIAERVTGAFGKYVWIPRAIDIDGDVLRVFDPMCHELAMPELSTGLLDVGGFDKRWVRIHRPTIIAGGELTMDMLEVQSNSESNISESPLQLKSNCGTLVIDDFGRQRMRVDELLNRWIVPLEKRYDFLNMASGKKIQVPFDQLVVFSTNLEPKDLVDDAFLRRIPYKIEAENPPESDFRKLFEIMCKVVKIPHDQDSIDYLIEKHYKAVDRPMRMCQPRDLLLQVKNFCLYNDLPIELKREYMDFACENYFSVM